In Haloterrigena turkmenica DSM 5511, a single genomic region encodes these proteins:
- the glmS gene encoding glutamine--fructose-6-phosphate transaminase (isomerizing) has product MCGIIARIGHGDATETLLSGLENLEYRGYDSAGIAVQNGSGVKVRKCSGEVDELKSSVERGLHGNMGIGHTRWSTHGPPTDENAHPHTDTVGDVAVVHNGVIDNYDELRAELQERGHEFDSDTDTEVIPHLIDEYREETGDTEQAVREAVKTLEGSYAIAAIVDGEERVYAARKGSPLVLGLDDEEWYLASDVPAFLEHTDEVIYLEDGDLVVLEPDSYRITDVAGNPIERSVDTVDWDPEDAGKGEYDHYMAKEIDTQPTALSNTIEGRVENGNVAFEDLPVGTFADVETVQFVACGTSYHAAMYGSQLLRSAGVRAEVLRASEYEQTAGPVDENTLVVAVTQSGETADTLDAVRRATDRGARSLAVTNVVGSTAAREADDAIYIRAGPEVGVAATKTFSSQAVTLALLTQRIAADVPTATPVDDREAMLESLEDLPEHVETVLETTNAESLAREYIDSDSYFFIGNGLGHSVALEGALKFKEITYEHAEGFAAGELKHGPLALVTQETPVFAIATGDDEKTKTNAIEARTRGAPIVAVAPDDHPIADAADRQLSIPDTHPVWAGLLANVQLQLVSYHAAALLERPIDKPRNLAKSVTVE; this is encoded by the coding sequence ATGTGTGGGATTATCGCCCGCATCGGCCACGGCGACGCGACCGAGACCCTGCTGTCGGGCCTCGAGAACCTCGAGTATCGGGGCTACGACTCGGCGGGAATCGCCGTCCAGAACGGCTCCGGCGTCAAGGTGCGCAAGTGCTCGGGAGAGGTCGACGAGCTCAAGTCGTCGGTCGAGCGCGGACTCCACGGAAACATGGGGATCGGCCACACGCGCTGGAGTACCCACGGCCCGCCGACCGACGAGAACGCCCATCCGCATACGGACACAGTCGGTGACGTCGCCGTCGTCCACAACGGCGTCATCGACAACTACGACGAGCTCCGGGCGGAGCTCCAGGAGCGAGGTCACGAGTTCGATAGTGACACCGACACGGAAGTCATTCCCCACCTCATCGACGAGTATCGGGAGGAGACCGGCGACACCGAGCAGGCGGTCCGCGAGGCCGTCAAAACACTCGAGGGAAGCTACGCGATCGCTGCGATCGTCGACGGCGAGGAGCGTGTCTACGCGGCGCGGAAGGGGTCGCCGCTCGTCCTCGGTCTCGACGACGAGGAGTGGTATCTCGCCAGCGACGTCCCGGCGTTCCTCGAGCACACCGACGAGGTGATCTACCTCGAGGACGGCGACCTGGTCGTCCTCGAGCCCGATTCCTACCGGATCACGGACGTCGCGGGGAACCCGATCGAACGGTCGGTCGACACCGTCGACTGGGATCCCGAGGACGCGGGGAAAGGCGAGTACGACCACTACATGGCAAAGGAGATCGACACGCAGCCGACGGCCCTCTCGAACACGATCGAGGGCCGCGTCGAGAACGGCAACGTCGCGTTCGAGGACCTGCCGGTGGGGACGTTCGCGGACGTCGAGACCGTCCAGTTCGTCGCCTGCGGCACCTCTTATCACGCGGCGATGTACGGGAGTCAGCTGCTGCGCTCGGCCGGCGTCCGGGCCGAGGTGCTCCGTGCGAGCGAGTACGAACAGACGGCCGGCCCGGTCGACGAGAACACCCTCGTCGTCGCGGTCACCCAGAGCGGCGAGACCGCGGACACGCTCGATGCGGTCCGCAGGGCAACCGATCGCGGCGCTCGCTCGCTGGCCGTCACTAACGTCGTCGGCTCGACGGCCGCCCGTGAGGCCGACGACGCGATCTACATCCGCGCCGGTCCGGAGGTCGGCGTCGCCGCGACGAAGACGTTCTCCTCGCAGGCGGTGACGCTCGCGTTGCTCACTCAGCGCATCGCCGCCGACGTGCCGACCGCGACGCCGGTCGACGACCGCGAGGCGATGCTCGAGTCGCTCGAGGATCTCCCCGAGCACGTCGAAACCGTCCTCGAGACCACGAACGCCGAGTCCCTCGCCCGGGAGTACATCGACAGCGACTCGTACTTCTTCATCGGCAACGGCCTGGGTCACTCGGTGGCCCTCGAGGGCGCGCTGAAGTTCAAGGAGATCACCTACGAGCACGCGGAAGGCTTCGCTGCCGGCGAACTGAAACACGGTCCCCTCGCGCTCGTGACCCAGGAGACGCCGGTGTTCGCGATCGCCACGGGCGACGACGAGAAGACGAAGACGAACGCGATCGAGGCCCGAACGCGCGGTGCTCCGATCGTCGCGGTGGCGCCGGACGACCATCCGATCGCCGACGCCGCCGACAGGCAGTTGTCGATCCCCGATACCCACCCCGTCTGGGCGGGGCTGCTCGCGAACGTTCAGTTGCAGCTGGTCTCCTACCACGCTGCCGCCCTGCTCGAGCGACCGATCGACAAGCCGCGCAACCTCGCGAAGAGCGTAACGGTCGAATGA
- a CDS encoding outer membrane protein assembly factor BamB family protein, producing the protein MNRRTFLRRGAAGVAVSAVVGLTPLNPLAPDSRREEPKETTSSTVPSEGSSETEQPSHYLWTNDVFGGVSGLVTDATGDELYVSRGTEAKRIDAETGEVEWDVESEQSIETPVTVGDETVFAVGRHGRLLAADREDGERLWFEDTNAFSPARPTVYDETAVVAGQRVYAHDIESGERQWSSSDRFTSPRTLRSGRHLYVGDHRNTAKLDLRDGSTVWQFDNGDRVGGPSFNFVLATQRNLLFGTNGSTLYAVDTNNGTLEWTAEDPGTFRSLAATDGGLVYCLETDAGNSQFGVIDLDDQKILWEKIASLDFEEWEYGRVTTNITVYGGAILAGTSSGHLATIDPDAGRFRTATTVHDDGINRLFVDGDRAYLTGSRVLRGIDLTETALVR; encoded by the coding sequence ATGAATCGCCGCACGTTCCTCAGACGGGGGGCCGCCGGCGTCGCCGTGAGCGCCGTCGTCGGACTGACGCCGCTCAATCCGCTCGCCCCCGATTCGAGGCGCGAAGAACCAAAGGAAACGACGTCGTCGACGGTGCCGTCGGAGGGGTCGAGCGAAACGGAGCAGCCGTCACACTACCTGTGGACCAACGACGTCTTCGGGGGCGTCTCCGGACTCGTCACGGATGCGACCGGCGACGAACTCTACGTCTCGCGCGGTACCGAAGCGAAGCGAATCGATGCGGAAACGGGCGAGGTCGAGTGGGATGTCGAGTCCGAGCAGTCGATCGAAACCCCGGTCACCGTGGGCGACGAGACCGTCTTCGCGGTCGGCCGACACGGGCGATTGCTCGCGGCCGATCGAGAAGACGGCGAACGTCTCTGGTTCGAGGACACGAACGCGTTCTCGCCGGCGCGCCCGACCGTATACGACGAGACCGCGGTCGTCGCCGGGCAGCGCGTGTACGCCCACGATATCGAGTCCGGTGAACGGCAGTGGTCGTCGTCCGATCGATTCACGTCACCGCGGACCCTCCGGTCCGGCCGACACCTCTACGTCGGTGACCACCGGAACACGGCGAAACTGGACCTCCGTGACGGTTCGACGGTCTGGCAGTTCGATAACGGCGACCGCGTCGGCGGACCGTCGTTCAACTTCGTCCTCGCTACCCAACGGAACCTCCTCTTCGGAACGAACGGGAGCACGCTATACGCCGTCGACACGAACAACGGGACTTTGGAGTGGACCGCCGAGGACCCCGGAACGTTCCGGTCGCTGGCTGCGACCGACGGCGGCCTGGTTTACTGTCTCGAAACGGATGCCGGGAACTCGCAGTTCGGTGTGATCGATCTCGACGACCAGAAAATCCTGTGGGAGAAAATCGCCTCGCTCGACTTCGAGGAGTGGGAGTACGGCCGCGTCACCACCAATATAACCGTCTACGGTGGGGCAATCCTCGCTGGTACCTCGTCCGGACACCTCGCGACGATCGATCCGGACGCCGGTCGCTTCCGCACCGCAACGACCGTCCACGACGACGGAATCAACCGGCTGTTCGTCGACGGCGACCGCGCGTATCTGACCGGCAGCCGCGTTCTCCGGGGGATCGATCTCACCGAAACCGCACTCGTCCGGTGA
- a CDS encoding carboxypeptidase-like regulatory domain-containing protein has translation MRGNAPNRHTEDRTAQKTVQILLTVCGIVFLALGLVLAASGMSINSAIGTVSDELGGSGASDDSGTAASDDSDASDGGNETEAGDSNSTDETDGSDETGTDSGDSTGDDGGDANDGDAGDGETDSDDGSDADDTDGGSDTDGSDETQTLTTTVEDADGAPVDGATVTVAPESGSNETQTVDGTGEAEFDLEDGQYEVTANADGYETATDSVTIDGDDDSITLTLENQSTGDGSNGSDGGNETDANDGDGTHTLTVTVEDGNGMPINNATVTSTEDTFFGSSETQNVNGSGEATFDLEDGSYTVAAEADGYDENTRDVEIDGDDKSITLVLQKD, from the coding sequence ATGAGAGGAAACGCCCCAAATCGGCATACGGAGGATCGAACGGCGCAGAAAACTGTCCAGATTCTGCTCACCGTCTGTGGTATCGTGTTCCTGGCTCTCGGGCTGGTACTCGCCGCGAGCGGAATGTCCATCAACAGCGCGATCGGTACGGTCTCCGACGAGTTGGGCGGTTCCGGCGCCTCCGACGACTCGGGTACCGCTGCGAGCGACGATTCCGATGCATCCGACGGCGGGAACGAAACGGAGGCCGGTGACTCGAACAGTACCGACGAAACCGACGGTTCGGACGAAACCGGTACCGACAGCGGAGACTCCACCGGAGACGACGGCGGCGACGCCAACGATGGCGACGCCGGCGACGGAGAAACCGATAGCGACGACGGGTCCGACGCGGACGATACCGATGGCGGGAGCGATACGGACGGTAGCGACGAGACCCAGACGCTGACGACGACCGTCGAGGACGCCGACGGCGCACCGGTCGACGGCGCGACCGTCACGGTCGCTCCCGAAAGCGGTTCGAACGAAACGCAAACCGTCGACGGCACCGGTGAAGCCGAGTTCGACCTCGAGGACGGCCAGTACGAGGTGACCGCCAACGCGGACGGCTACGAGACGGCCACCGACTCGGTCACGATCGACGGCGACGACGACTCGATCACGCTGACTCTCGAGAATCAATCCACCGGCGACGGCTCTAACGGAAGCGACGGTGGCAACGAGACCGACGCGAACGACGGCGACGGAACGCACACGCTGACCGTGACCGTCGAGGACGGCAACGGTATGCCGATCAATAACGCGACCGTCACGAGCACGGAGGATACCTTCTTCGGCTCGAGCGAGACACAGAACGTCAACGGGAGTGGCGAAGCGACGTTCGACCTCGAGGATGGGTCGTACACGGTCGCAGCCGAGGCGGACGGGTACGATGAGAATACGAGAGACGTCGAGATCGACGGCGACGACAAGTCGATCACGTTGGTTCTCCAGAAAGACTGA
- a CDS encoding RIO1 family regulatory kinase/ATPase domain-containing protein: MDIRRLARGTVEWDRLERVIRTLADRYGREAVRVEFLEADNWLSTPCVIDDEWFVKIVSRQNALVHALLTAGRNVGAVSAGTDGFFGRFDTPRAMVEHEHEATERMREIGINAPRPIDAFEVNGLGVLVLEYLPEFRSLDDAPDWLVAERAPELFEILATLRDHGMAHGDLRAENILLCDGEFYFIDATNVHDDRVAETTAYDLACALAVLEPRIGAPDAVGAAASVYEPEELLAARRFLDFVRLRPDHEFDANRVRLELEQAAELRRQ; the protein is encoded by the coding sequence ATGGACATCCGCCGGCTCGCCCGAGGGACCGTCGAGTGGGATCGCCTCGAGCGCGTAATCCGGACGCTGGCGGATCGCTACGGCCGCGAGGCGGTCCGCGTGGAGTTTCTGGAGGCCGACAACTGGCTGTCGACCCCCTGCGTCATCGACGACGAGTGGTTCGTCAAGATCGTCTCCCGGCAGAACGCGCTGGTTCACGCGCTGTTGACCGCCGGGCGCAACGTCGGCGCGGTGTCGGCGGGTACCGACGGCTTCTTCGGCCGGTTCGATACGCCCCGCGCGATGGTCGAACACGAGCACGAGGCGACCGAGCGCATGCGCGAGATCGGCATCAACGCGCCTCGGCCGATCGACGCCTTCGAGGTCAACGGACTCGGCGTGCTCGTCCTCGAGTACCTCCCCGAGTTTCGCTCGCTCGACGACGCGCCCGACTGGTTAGTCGCCGAGCGCGCGCCGGAACTGTTCGAGATTCTGGCCACGCTGCGCGATCACGGGATGGCCCACGGCGACCTGCGCGCCGAGAACATCCTGTTGTGTGACGGCGAGTTCTACTTCATCGACGCCACCAACGTCCACGACGACCGCGTCGCCGAGACCACCGCCTACGACCTGGCCTGCGCGCTGGCGGTCCTCGAGCCCCGAATCGGGGCTCCCGACGCCGTCGGTGCGGCCGCGTCGGTCTACGAGCCCGAGGAGTTGCTCGCGGCGCGACGGTTTCTGGACTTCGTTCGCCTGCGTCCCGACCACGAGTTCGACGCCAACCGTGTGCGACTCGAACTCGAGCAGGCGGCGGAGCTCCGCCGGCAGTGA
- a CDS encoding DUF7544 domain-containing protein — protein sequence MDAIDDLGDAIEASRDFLTPIRPGTWVKLAFVVVFVSSLGFGFSTSVPGSDVLTVSGDPTGEVWQLENFDGTVPTDELAAFVLALAGLALLAWLCYAFVAAIMEFVFLESLRSNEVRVRRYFAANVGNGARLFCFRLGLLLVVSALGAAPAYVISAGGGSLGDLSPGVFGLYSIYGFTLYVGYSAVRRFTDAFVAPIMLLEDRGVVGAWGRFRKSLAANWSEYAVYLVLFWFLYLAVLIGAWIVVGIGLLLLMIPIGIVWFVLILLGPIGLLLFVVVGPLSLAAVLLFMGLVWAPITTFFRYYALLLLGDTDDDLDLIPDQRAAIRGDGGAATGRDDDWAGVSRGPSHRADRSSSDGRALDDGDPWAETDPWADADGADSWDDSDDPGSGPGYDPWSEASDPDRESDPWTETNDSSSTDPWDEPIESDEEAGTDNGDPWDEPIESDETSPRDEPTETDETDSEDETNGSDDTVDDEDDRPW from the coding sequence ATGGACGCGATCGACGACCTCGGCGACGCGATCGAGGCCAGTCGGGACTTCCTGACACCGATACGCCCGGGGACGTGGGTCAAGCTCGCGTTCGTCGTCGTCTTCGTGAGTTCGCTCGGATTCGGGTTCAGCACGTCGGTTCCGGGAAGCGACGTACTGACGGTTTCCGGCGATCCGACGGGAGAGGTGTGGCAGCTCGAGAATTTCGACGGAACGGTGCCGACCGACGAACTCGCCGCGTTCGTCCTCGCGCTCGCCGGACTCGCGCTGTTGGCGTGGCTGTGTTACGCGTTCGTCGCCGCCATCATGGAGTTCGTGTTCCTCGAGTCGTTACGCTCGAACGAGGTCCGCGTGCGGCGATATTTCGCCGCGAACGTCGGAAACGGCGCTCGTCTGTTCTGCTTTCGTCTCGGGCTCTTGCTCGTCGTCAGTGCGCTCGGAGCCGCGCCCGCATACGTGATTTCCGCCGGCGGCGGCAGCCTCGGCGATCTCTCGCCGGGGGTGTTCGGACTCTACTCGATCTACGGTTTCACACTGTACGTCGGCTATTCGGCCGTGCGCCGCTTTACCGACGCGTTCGTCGCGCCGATCATGCTCCTCGAGGATCGGGGCGTCGTCGGCGCCTGGGGGCGGTTTCGGAAGTCACTGGCAGCGAACTGGTCCGAGTACGCGGTCTATCTGGTGTTGTTCTGGTTCCTCTACCTCGCGGTGCTGATCGGCGCCTGGATCGTCGTCGGCATCGGCCTCCTCTTGCTCATGATTCCCATCGGAATCGTGTGGTTCGTCCTGATTCTCCTCGGCCCGATCGGCCTCCTGCTGTTCGTCGTCGTCGGCCCGCTCTCGCTCGCGGCCGTCCTGCTGTTCATGGGGCTGGTTTGGGCGCCGATCACGACGTTCTTCCGGTACTACGCGCTCCTGTTGCTCGGCGATACGGACGACGACCTCGATCTCATTCCCGACCAGCGAGCGGCGATTCGGGGAGACGGTGGCGCTGCGACCGGTCGGGACGACGACTGGGCCGGTGTCAGTCGTGGCCCGTCGCATCGCGCCGATCGATCCTCGAGCGACGGGCGAGCGCTCGACGACGGCGATCCGTGGGCGGAAACGGATCCCTGGGCCGACGCGGACGGCGCCGACTCGTGGGACGATTCCGACGATCCCGGTTCCGGCCCCGGTTACGATCCCTGGAGCGAGGCGTCCGACCCCGATCGTGAGAGCGATCCGTGGACCGAGACGAACGACTCGAGTAGCACCGACCCGTGGGACGAACCAATCGAGTCCGACGAGGAAGCCGGAACCGATAACGGCGATCCGTGGGACGAACCGATCGAGTCCGACGAGACGTCGCCCCGGGACGAGCCGACCGAGACCGATGAGACCGACTCGGAGGACGAGACGAACGGATCGGACGATACCGTCGACGACGAGGACGACCGACCCTGGTAG
- a CDS encoding acyl-CoA dehydrogenase family protein, whose product MDTELPDEHRMIRETVRDFCETEIEPIAQEIEDEHRFPAEVFDQLADLDMMGVPIDEEYGGLGGDTLMYVLVAEELGRVSGSIGLSYVAHTSLASKPIEQFGTRSQKERWLRPLAEGEHLGGWALTEPDSGSDASDMDTTAEKDGDEWVLNGTKQFITNASEAGSILVKAVTDPDAGYDGISTFIVDPREDDGFEVTTVWDKMGLNASPTCEIRLENVRLPEDRLLGEEGEGWDQTKKTLDGGRISIAALSTGLAQGAYEHAREYSKEREQFGQPICEFDAIRDKIVDMHRKTERARLLTHRAARTYDKGEPVTRESALAKLDASEAAREVAEDAVQVLGGYGYTTDFAPQRFYRDAKLMEIGEGTSEIQHLVIGRELGL is encoded by the coding sequence ATGGACACGGAGCTGCCCGACGAACACCGGATGATCCGGGAGACCGTCAGGGACTTCTGCGAGACCGAAATCGAGCCGATTGCACAGGAGATCGAGGACGAACACCGGTTCCCCGCGGAGGTCTTCGACCAGCTCGCGGATCTCGATATGATGGGCGTCCCCATCGACGAGGAGTACGGCGGGCTTGGCGGCGACACGCTCATGTACGTGCTGGTCGCCGAGGAACTCGGTCGCGTCTCGGGCTCGATCGGGCTCTCCTACGTCGCCCACACGTCGCTGGCTTCGAAGCCCATCGAGCAGTTCGGCACACGGTCCCAGAAGGAACGCTGGCTACGGCCCTTAGCGGAGGGGGAGCACCTCGGCGGCTGGGCGCTGACCGAACCCGACAGCGGCTCCGACGCCTCGGACATGGACACGACCGCGGAAAAAGACGGTGACGAATGGGTGCTAAACGGCACCAAGCAGTTCATCACGAACGCCAGCGAGGCGGGCTCGATCCTCGTCAAGGCCGTCACCGACCCCGACGCGGGCTACGACGGGATTTCGACGTTCATCGTCGACCCCCGCGAGGACGACGGGTTCGAGGTGACGACCGTCTGGGACAAGATGGGACTGAACGCCTCGCCGACCTGCGAGATTCGCCTCGAGAACGTCCGGCTCCCCGAGGACCGACTGCTCGGCGAGGAAGGCGAGGGCTGGGACCAGACGAAGAAGACCTTAGACGGCGGCCGCATCTCCATCGCCGCGCTCTCGACGGGGCTGGCCCAGGGCGCCTACGAACACGCCAGAGAGTACAGCAAAGAGCGCGAGCAGTTCGGCCAGCCGATCTGCGAGTTCGACGCCATCCGCGACAAGATCGTCGACATGCACCGCAAGACCGAGCGCGCGCGCCTGCTCACACACCGCGCGGCCCGCACCTACGACAAGGGCGAGCCCGTGACCCGCGAGTCCGCGCTCGCGAAACTCGACGCCAGCGAGGCCGCCCGCGAGGTCGCCGAGGACGCCGTTCAGGTGCTGGGCGGCTACGGCTACACCACCGACTTCGCGCCCCAGCGGTTCTACCGGGACGCGAAACTGATGGAGATCGGCGAGGGGACGAGCGAGATCCAGCACCTCGTCATCGGACGCGAACTGGGACTCTGA
- a CDS encoding DUF6517 family protein, whose protein sequence is MNRRTLLGGLGAVGLASLSGCLGLVGMDSHESSPAGVDPAVREETGYEQTAIDEVVVEETVEISAYSETISVTNYKTSHEKEVEIPPIGSQRAAVFTVLTSPQIGIAGRNFNPVEDMSTTELVDIVADNYDAIGDISHEEDGEITILDETTTRSRFSADATFNGRDLEVDVHVTEAVEAGDDLLVTIGVYPQYVRDQEMDNVFALMEGVDTDADEEDADGGDGNESDGNESDGENGNDTDDDSDGNDTNDSTDGNDTDDGDDGLVGALE, encoded by the coding sequence ATGAATCGAAGAACGCTGCTCGGTGGACTCGGTGCCGTCGGACTGGCGAGCCTGTCGGGCTGTCTGGGACTGGTCGGAATGGACAGCCACGAGTCGTCGCCGGCCGGCGTCGATCCGGCCGTCCGCGAGGAAACCGGCTACGAACAGACCGCGATCGACGAGGTCGTCGTCGAAGAGACGGTCGAGATCAGCGCCTACTCGGAGACGATCTCCGTCACGAACTACAAGACTTCCCATGAGAAGGAGGTGGAGATTCCGCCGATCGGGAGCCAGCGCGCCGCCGTCTTCACCGTGCTCACTTCTCCCCAAATCGGGATCGCGGGCCGAAACTTCAACCCCGTCGAAGACATGTCGACGACAGAACTAGTTGATATCGTCGCGGACAACTACGACGCCATCGGCGACATCTCCCACGAGGAGGACGGCGAGATCACGATCCTCGACGAGACGACGACGCGGTCGCGGTTCAGCGCCGACGCGACGTTCAACGGCCGCGACCTCGAGGTTGACGTCCACGTCACCGAGGCCGTCGAAGCCGGCGACGACCTGCTCGTGACCATCGGCGTCTACCCGCAATACGTCCGCGATCAGGAGATGGACAACGTGTTCGCGCTCATGGAGGGCGTCGACACGGACGCCGACGAGGAAGACGCCGACGGTGGCGACGGAAACGAGAGCGACGGAAACGAATCCGACGGCGAGAATGGAAACGACACCGATGACGATAGCGACGGGAACGACACCAACGACAGTACCGACGGAAACGATACTGACGACGGTGACGACGGATTAGTCGGAGCCCTCGAGTAG
- a CDS encoding DUF2062 domain-containing protein yields the protein MVRERLARYRDRARRKLLAAFREEHTPHQVAASFAIGVFVTALPTGGLGVGLFFVLISLQAWISKPAIFASVAVLNPVVKPAVYLSSFQVGALLLGSDSVGSRDALSGESARIAIRQLVLGNVVIAVGLAVAGYALVKYLTRLHRRRSDRFDMASGSGIFSNLRR from the coding sequence ATGGTCCGGGAACGGCTCGCCAGGTATCGTGATCGCGCCCGCCGGAAACTCCTCGCCGCGTTTCGCGAGGAGCACACCCCGCATCAGGTCGCCGCGAGCTTCGCGATCGGCGTCTTCGTGACGGCGCTTCCAACCGGCGGGCTGGGCGTCGGGCTGTTTTTCGTCCTCATCTCGCTCCAGGCCTGGATCAGCAAACCCGCGATTTTCGCCTCCGTCGCCGTTCTCAACCCGGTCGTGAAACCTGCGGTCTACCTCTCGAGTTTTCAGGTCGGAGCCCTCTTGCTGGGGTCGGACTCGGTGGGCTCTCGAGACGCGTTGTCCGGCGAGTCGGCGCGGATCGCGATTCGTCAACTCGTCCTCGGAAACGTAGTGATCGCCGTCGGACTCGCCGTCGCCGGCTACGCGCTAGTCAAATATTTAACACGGCTTCATCGCCGTCGATCCGATCGGTTCGATATGGCATCTGGGTCGGGTATATTCAGCAATCTCCGGCGCTGA
- a CDS encoding Glu/Leu/Phe/Val family dehydrogenase, whose translation MTQGTNPFESLQSQIDDAAAYLDVEDDVIERLKHPERVLETNLTVEMDDGSLERFKAFRSQFNGDRGPYKGGIRYHPQVSRDEVKALSGWMTYKTATVDIPLGGGKGGIIIDPAEYSESELERVTRAFAKELRPMIGEDRDVPAPDVNTGQREMNWIKDTYETLENTTEPGVITGKNLSSGGSEGRVEATGRSTVIAAREAFDYLDKDLEGATVAVQGYGNAGWIAAKLIDEMGATVVAASDSSGGIYNPDGFDPVAAKDHKNETGSVVGYEESEEEITNEDVLTMDVDLLIPAALENAIDADLAEDVEADVISEAANGPLTPDADAVLEDKDVFVIPDILANAGGVTVSYFEWVQNRQRFYWTEERVNEELEAHIVDAFDSLVETIEEHDLENPRTATYVVAIQRVADSFAEAGSFP comes from the coding sequence ATGACCCAGGGTACCAACCCGTTCGAAAGTCTGCAATCCCAGATCGACGACGCCGCCGCGTACCTCGACGTCGAGGACGACGTGATCGAGCGGCTCAAACACCCCGAGCGCGTGCTCGAGACGAACCTCACCGTGGAGATGGACGACGGGAGCCTCGAGCGGTTCAAAGCCTTCCGCTCGCAGTTCAACGGCGACCGCGGCCCCTACAAGGGCGGCATCCGCTACCACCCGCAGGTCTCCCGCGACGAGGTCAAGGCTCTCTCGGGCTGGATGACCTACAAGACCGCGACTGTCGACATCCCGCTGGGTGGCGGAAAGGGCGGCATCATCATCGATCCAGCCGAGTACTCCGAGAGCGAACTCGAGCGGGTCACCCGCGCGTTCGCCAAGGAACTCCGCCCGATGATCGGCGAGGATCGCGACGTCCCCGCGCCCGACGTGAACACGGGTCAGCGAGAGATGAACTGGATCAAGGACACCTACGAGACCCTCGAGAATACCACCGAGCCGGGCGTCATCACGGGCAAGAACCTCTCCAGTGGCGGCAGCGAGGGTCGCGTCGAGGCGACGGGGCGCTCGACCGTCATCGCCGCCCGCGAAGCGTTCGACTACCTCGACAAGGACCTCGAGGGCGCGACCGTCGCCGTCCAGGGCTACGGGAACGCTGGCTGGATCGCCGCGAAACTGATCGACGAGATGGGCGCGACCGTCGTCGCCGCCAGCGACTCCTCAGGCGGCATCTACAACCCCGACGGCTTCGATCCGGTCGCCGCGAAGGATCACAAGAATGAGACCGGCAGCGTCGTCGGCTACGAGGAGAGCGAGGAGGAGATCACCAACGAGGACGTCCTGACGATGGACGTCGACCTGCTGATCCCCGCAGCCCTCGAGAACGCCATCGACGCCGACCTCGCCGAGGACGTTGAGGCCGACGTCATCTCCGAGGCCGCCAACGGGCCGTTGACGCCCGACGCCGACGCCGTCCTCGAGGACAAGGACGTCTTCGTGATCCCGGACATCCTCGCGAACGCCGGCGGCGTCACCGTCTCGTACTTCGAGTGGGTCCAGAACCGACAGCGGTTCTACTGGACCGAGGAGCGCGTCAACGAGGAACTCGAAGCCCACATCGTCGACGCCTTCGACTCGCTAGTCGAGACGATCGAGGAGCACGACCTCGAGAATCCGCGAACCGCGACCTACGTGGTCGCGATTCAGCGCGTCGCCGACTCCTTCGCGGAAGCCGGCTCGTTCCCGTAA